The Mesomycoplasma ovipneumoniae genome window below encodes:
- a CDS encoding Mbov_0400 family ICE element protein, translated as MTVKDLIKLKEFSPFKGLIFNSLAQEIKAKPVIIFHDTENDRYYYIKAHDARWDNGKLNDPFDGEILIPKSHKPNTLFTKNSYLDCSRVFYIGDSELEELAKNHPKTEILDLKELEFSQAEKMFDKIYEFVTSESPYIVISRVSYDSKTKKLSPKFDMLVINI; from the coding sequence ATGACAGTTAAAGATTTAATAAAACTAAAAGAATTCAGTCCATTTAAAGGACTTATTTTTAATAGTTTAGCTCAAGAAATAAAAGCAAAACCAGTAATTATTTTTCATGATACCGAAAATGATCGTTACTATTATATTAAAGCCCATGATGCCCGTTGAGATAATGGTAAGTTAAATGACCCTTTTGACGGTGAGATTTTGATTCCAAAATCACACAAACCTAATACTTTATTTACAAAAAATTCTTATCTAGATTGTTCGCGAGTTTTTTACATTGGTGATAGCGAGCTAGAAGAATTAGCTAAAAATCACCCAAAAACAGAAATACTTGACTTAAAAGAATTAGAATTTAGTCAGGCTGAAAAAATGTTTGACAAGATTTATGAATTTGTGACTTCCGAATCACCTTATATAGTAATTTCTAGAGTTTCTTATGATTCAAAAACAAAAAAACTAAGCCCAAAGTTTGATATGCTAGTGATCAACATTTAA
- a CDS encoding ZmpA/ZmpB/ZmpC family metallo-endopeptidase, whose protein sequence is MKQFLLLKKVSASLVFLSLSPIVIITACKSEVDKKPTTSKNEESKNDSKKDAENASKNDSSKNDSTNEDSKNEAKKDASKNEEAKNDADNQEQVIPRQDNNSNQESTEQNINVSTIFEDKTFLVNKQAEIDSVSSKINGSKIEFKNINSANLYHFNNQGKYVKLLSVDNVDSDLKNYKIKLNSEDLLKNVWLNVKAVEDEGNYYKFAGEFSQNFINILNNGTVSSTFDIYIPKTKNATGLITTFEQLISEISANPSGNFKLANDISAENTEIGFNAKSYLENVYFSGTLESVEDKNFTIYDLKKPLFDNLNNAIIQNINFKNLKIKSLNNSQNEIGAIANFSSGSTVNNVHLFGDIKGPKMVGGIIGVLDNNSIMKNSSFHGNVYSSQSAGGLSGIVIRGSSIENSYANINITSKLINSDKLGGIVGELGQNSSLKNIVIEGNVLNNGPDEFANSGGLIGLVSTNGTKDHPDTGSVENIYAKINFFNAKPIFGNFYESSFFDYQKLFKNINFVNNSVNESFSWLNIINENTFNEVAKKWKNLNNQNIKLKTLNFSYLKGYQSDFSIAYSNFAKLLPFYDRYTIMNYAHKVDKNSNLYRKNLLGFEFYDNQNLVKNLASEKSKVNKLRIYFGDGQKEDFKIDSFNQNTDGIIDFSFENNGVKLIVHPNILISDKKTELVSGLISLLKNINLSDNSIFDTQNNFVDNSPIKEQLFIDQHETEVKNDLENIINSVSNNIDIFDLNDSKFTEFYKKELEKEKNSIYIGLNYLHRWYSIWDFKDKLLYSLGIYGKSNDSLSLLKDIGKLDFINLKADKTANGYRDVFTKYLKPNSVGDFIEYNYNLFKQEGQTIDKYFDSLTKAYIIKVESKSDTSVNKPMIERFKQEEQANKLLPLLTVKDPNTLWFIFTTNSNISGLFSKYFSSSESLKPQIREFAEAAQGYYDVLYRILNEKSKKTMQNHIVDVYDTFGPKNEPGVKAYSLPVGHWLSLRNKNYAAFVPSGNKKLMYFDGTKILTKYAKSIFSHESTHAFDNDILLDGYGKRFGHRAESFARGMFQAPYGGGDGDLAFNFIEKYGGGQQLVRNSSPERFSNLADLEKYYKNLFDLIYVLDLAQAEAIIAKKSSNTDDYRKIQLGSGGFTKNDILSRVQSSEFNSINSIDDLVDKNIVGANVSGDLVTSFGHNNYYTVNFFNPYFGILENTEGVSGGLNFRRVAFELLAEKGYYGGMIPYISAKSNKQTNVPEGLVKGSDTHVLKMIFGDKYKSFSDFKKDMYRQRKNKLNKLKPFSFDFNSQKYEIKSFEDLKKVFIDNFDLITTIRVRIHVAVNKETNEYRKSIFND, encoded by the coding sequence ATGAAACAATTTCTTTTGCTAAAGAAAGTTAGTGCTAGTCTAGTTTTCCTATCATTATCACCAATAGTTATTATCACAGCTTGTAAAAGTGAAGTGGATAAAAAGCCTACTACTTCTAAGAATGAAGAATCTAAAAATGATTCTAAAAAAGATGCTGAAAATGCTTCTAAGAATGATTCTTCTAAGAATGATTCTACGAATGAAGATTCTAAAAATGAAGCTAAAAAAGATGCTTCTAAAAATGAAGAAGCAAAAAATGATGCAGATAATCAAGAACAAGTTATCCCAAGACAAGATAATAATTCAAACCAAGAAAGCACAGAACAAAATATTAATGTCTCTACTATTTTTGAAGATAAAACCTTTTTAGTAAATAAACAAGCTGAAATTGATAGTGTTTCTTCAAAAATAAATGGATCAAAAATTGAATTTAAAAATATAAATTCTGCAAATTTATATCATTTCAACAATCAAGGCAAATATGTAAAGCTACTTTCAGTTGATAATGTAGATTCTGATTTAAAAAACTATAAAATCAAATTAAATTCAGAAGATTTGCTAAAAAATGTGTGATTGAATGTAAAAGCTGTTGAAGATGAAGGTAATTATTATAAATTTGCTGGTGAATTTAGCCAAAATTTCATAAATATTTTAAATAATGGAACAGTTAGTTCTACTTTTGATATTTATATTCCTAAAACTAAAAATGCAACAGGTTTAATCACGACTTTTGAACAATTAATTAGTGAAATTAGTGCAAATCCCTCGGGAAATTTTAAATTAGCAAATGATATTTCTGCAGAAAATACAGAAATAGGTTTCAATGCCAAATCCTATTTAGAAAATGTTTATTTTTCTGGAACTTTAGAAAGTGTAGAAGACAAAAATTTTACTATTTACGATTTAAAAAAGCCGCTTTTTGACAATTTAAATAATGCAATAATACAAAATATTAATTTTAAAAATCTCAAAATTAAGTCATTAAATAATTCACAAAACGAAATTGGGGCCATCGCAAATTTTTCATCGGGTTCAACAGTTAATAACGTTCATCTTTTTGGCGATATTAAAGGTCCAAAAATGGTAGGCGGAATTATCGGTGTGCTGGATAATAATTCTATTATGAAAAACTCAAGTTTTCATGGAAATGTTTATTCTTCCCAATCTGCCGGCGGCCTTAGCGGAATAGTAATAAGAGGAAGTTCAATTGAGAATTCTTATGCAAATATAAACATCACCTCTAAATTAATAAATTCCGATAAACTTGGCGGAATTGTTGGCGAGTTAGGCCAAAATTCATCCTTAAAAAACATTGTAATTGAAGGAAATGTTTTAAATAATGGCCCTGATGAATTTGCTAATTCTGGCGGACTAATCGGTTTGGTTTCCACAAATGGAACCAAGGATCACCCTGATACTGGAAGTGTTGAAAATATTTATGCAAAGATAAATTTTTTCAATGCAAAACCAATTTTTGGTAACTTTTATGAATCAAGTTTTTTTGACTATCAAAAATTGTTTAAAAATATAAACTTTGTTAATAATTCTGTTAATGAAAGTTTTTCTTGACTCAATATAATAAATGAAAATACTTTTAATGAAGTTGCAAAAAAATGGAAAAATTTAAATAATCAAAATATTAAGCTAAAAACTTTAAATTTTTCGTATTTAAAAGGATATCAGTCTGATTTTAGCATTGCTTATTCAAATTTTGCAAAACTTTTGCCGTTTTATGATCGTTATACAATAATGAATTATGCCCATAAAGTTGATAAAAATTCTAACCTTTACAGAAAAAATTTACTTGGATTTGAATTTTATGACAATCAAAATTTAGTAAAAAATCTTGCCAGCGAAAAATCAAAGGTCAACAAACTAAGAATTTACTTTGGCGATGGCCAAAAAGAAGATTTCAAAATAGATAGTTTTAACCAAAACACTGACGGAATTATTGACTTTTCTTTTGAAAATAACGGCGTTAAACTTATTGTGCATCCAAATATTTTAATATCTGATAAAAAAACTGAATTAGTTTCTGGTTTAATAAGTCTTTTAAAAAATATTAATTTATCTGATAATTCAATTTTTGATACACAAAATAATTTTGTTGACAATAGTCCAATAAAAGAACAACTTTTTATTGACCAACATGAGACTGAAGTTAAAAATGACTTGGAAAATATAATTAATTCAGTTTCAAATAATATTGATATTTTTGATTTAAATGACTCTAAATTTACTGAATTTTATAAAAAAGAATTAGAAAAAGAAAAAAATTCTATCTATATTGGTCTAAATTATCTGCACCGTTGATACTCAATTTGGGATTTTAAAGATAAATTATTGTACTCTCTAGGAATTTATGGAAAATCAAATGATAGTCTATCATTGTTAAAAGACATTGGAAAATTGGACTTTATTAATCTAAAAGCTGACAAAACTGCAAATGGTTATCGCGATGTTTTTACAAAATATTTAAAACCAAATTCAGTTGGTGATTTTATTGAATATAATTATAATTTATTTAAGCAAGAAGGCCAAACTATCGACAAATATTTTGATTCACTGACAAAAGCTTATATTATAAAAGTCGAAAGTAAATCCGATACATCAGTAAATAAGCCAATGATCGAAAGATTCAAACAAGAAGAACAAGCTAATAAACTTTTGCCACTTTTGACTGTAAAAGACCCAAATACTCTTTGATTTATTTTTACAACAAATAGCAATATTTCAGGATTATTTTCCAAATATTTTTCTTCAAGTGAATCATTAAAACCACAAATCAGAGAATTTGCTGAGGCGGCTCAAGGTTACTATGATGTTTTATACCGAATTTTAAATGAAAAATCAAAAAAAACTATGCAAAATCATATAGTTGATGTTTATGATACTTTTGGTCCAAAAAATGAACCTGGCGTTAAAGCTTATTCTTTGCCTGTTGGTCATTGATTATCATTAAGAAATAAGAATTATGCTGCTTTTGTTCCGAGTGGAAATAAAAAACTTATGTATTTTGATGGGACAAAAATATTAACAAAATACGCAAAATCGATATTTTCACATGAAAGTACTCATGCTTTTGATAATGATATTTTGCTTGACGGATATGGAAAACGATTTGGTCATCGGGCTGAATCTTTTGCGCGAGGAATGTTTCAGGCACCTTACGGTGGCGGAGATGGAGATTTAGCCTTTAATTTTATTGAAAAATACGGAGGTGGTCAGCAATTAGTCCGTAATTCAAGTCCAGAAAGATTTAGTAATTTAGCTGATTTGGAAAAATACTATAAAAATTTGTTTGACTTAATTTATGTTTTAGACTTAGCGCAAGCTGAGGCAATAATTGCCAAAAAGTCATCAAACACTGATGATTACAGAAAAATCCAACTCGGAAGTGGTGGTTTTACAAAAAATGATATTTTATCTAGAGTCCAAAGTTCTGAATTTAACTCGATAAATTCAATTGATGATTTAGTTGACAAAAATATTGTTGGCGCGAATGTTTCAGGAGACTTGGTTACATCATTTGGACATAATAATTACTATACAGTAAATTTCTTTAACCCATATTTTGGAATACTTGAAAATACAGAGGGGGTCTCTGGTGGGCTCAATTTTAGAAGGGTTGCATTTGAACTTCTTGCCGAAAAAGGTTATTATGGCGGAATGATTCCTTATATTTCTGCCAAATCAAATAAACAAACTAATGTGCCAGAAGGACTTGTCAAAGGTAGTGATACTCATGTTTTAAAAATGATTTTCGGTGATAAATACAAATCTTTTAGTGATTTTAAAAAAGATATGTATAGACAAAGGAAAAATAAACTCAATAAATTAAAGCCATTTAGTTTTGATTTTAATAGTCAAAAGTACGAAATAAAATCTTTTGAAGACTTAAAAAAAGTTTTTATTGATAATTTTGATTTAATAACCACAATAAGAGTTAGAATTCATGTTGCCGTGAATAAGGAAACCAACGAGTATCGCAAATCAATATTTAATGACTAA
- a CDS encoding ribulose phosphate epimerase, translating into MLEYSQSISALNIFKVIKILTKLQNNGLKYSHIDFVDQIYAPNFGLNYQIANYLIKLFPNIEFDAHLMCKNSLEKVEKLVQIGFKTIFLPAEQVSKTDFERLNQLYSNINFGLMIQANQKIQDFSEIISCSKVILLMTIDKIGGVGEPLNQQLFSKIEQIRSINKKIKIYTDGGLRKENWIEFEKWKVDVAIGGSIIFSYPNFSEFSRLWGNQKNALN; encoded by the coding sequence ATGTTGGAATACTCACAAAGCATTAGCGCACTTAACATTTTTAAAGTGATTAAAATTTTAACAAAACTGCAAAATAACGGCTTAAAATACAGCCATATTGATTTTGTTGATCAAATTTATGCTCCAAATTTTGGACTAAACTACCAAATTGCAAATTATTTAATAAAATTATTCCCTAATATTGAATTTGATGCACATTTAATGTGCAAAAATTCGCTTGAAAAAGTTGAAAAATTAGTTCAAATAGGTTTTAAAACAATTTTTTTACCAGCTGAACAAGTTTCAAAAACTGATTTTGAACGGCTAAATCAGCTTTATTCGAATATAAATTTTGGCTTAATGATTCAGGCCAATCAAAAAATTCAAGACTTTAGTGAAATAATTTCTTGTTCAAAGGTTATTTTATTAATGACAATAGATAAAATTGGCGGAGTTGGCGAGCCTTTAAATCAGCAACTTTTTTCAAAAATTGAGCAAATTCGCTCGATAAATAAAAAAATTAAAATTTACACTGATGGAGGATTGCGCAAGGAAAATTGAATTGAGTTTGAAAAATGAAAAGTTGATGTTGCAATAGGAGGTAGCATAATTTTTTCATATCCAAATTTTTCTGAATTCTCTAGACTTTGAGGAAATCAAAAAAATGCCCTTAATTAA
- a CDS encoding PTS sugar transporter subunit IIA, producing MELFNEKMTKFCKIQNWKQAVHEGVRVLVENKKATFGLEKAIMEQTAKFGAYYVLEEGVALLHAPVGDYCLEVGTSILVLNEMITFNNQKDKKAKIIITLSASNSDDHIELIQEFGLFFGNSDFKKEIYASRTIKEFYQIINKYRGIKNEH from the coding sequence ATGGAACTTTTTAACGAAAAAATGACTAAATTTTGCAAAATTCAAAACTGAAAACAAGCAGTTCATGAGGGCGTAAGGGTCTTAGTTGAAAATAAAAAAGCAACTTTTGGTCTTGAAAAAGCAATCATGGAACAAACAGCAAAATTCGGTGCCTATTATGTACTTGAAGAAGGTGTGGCACTTTTGCATGCGCCAGTTGGCGATTATTGTCTAGAAGTTGGAACTTCAATTTTAGTCTTAAATGAAATGATCACTTTTAACAACCAAAAAGATAAAAAAGCAAAAATTATTATTACTTTGTCTGCGTCAAATTCTGATGACCATATTGAATTAATTCAAGAATTTGGCCTCTTTTTTGGTAATTCAGATTTCAAAAAAGAAATTTATGCTTCTAGAACAATTAAAGAATTTTATCAAATTATTAATAAATACCGAGGTATAAAAAATGAACATTAA
- a CDS encoding PTS sugar transporter subunit IIB, with translation MNIKCVCGSGLGSSLLLEMNVKFVLDKLNVNYDSVEHTNISSFNSRGVDLVVIGADVAPSLDFDKEKMVILTNILSKEELESKLKIALKLN, from the coding sequence ATGAACATTAAATGCGTTTGTGGTTCAGGACTAGGTTCATCTTTATTATTAGAGATGAATGTAAAATTTGTGCTTGATAAATTAAATGTCAATTATGATTCAGTTGAACACACTAATATTTCCAGTTTTAATTCCCGCGGGGTTGATTTAGTAGTTATTGGCGCTGATGTTGCCCCGAGTCTTGATTTTGATAAAGAAAAAATGGTAATTTTAACTAACATTTTATCAAAAGAAGAACTTGAATCCAAACTAAAAATAGCCTTAAAACTAAACTAA
- a CDS encoding PTS ascorbate transporter subunit IIC — MNFGLWLLGFLKDFVGTPALLVGLFTLIGAVAMRKKVSQIIVSSFKVSVGFIILGGGAGVLVSSLNSFQPLFQRVYNLSGVIPNNDAFAGALAQSLPSIATLGSLIMVIAMLLNIILATFSRLKYVYLSGHVLYYSSLMLAAVMYTSGFDFQNSSADFAMALIAGASILALYMVISPAAQQRYMRQITGTNEIALGHTGGFGYALSGLIGESIAKISKKSLLSTEEIKFPQSLYFFRNTLVSISLTVFLFYIFAFLPAGILYELGRFDAVADANVIEILSSKNWVVTMIISAFTFTAGVEIILAGVRLFVGELVPMFKGFSDKLIKNAKVAVDCPVVFPYAPNAIIIGFISSFLAGIIGLFITLGLGYGALIPAIILPGLVPHFFLGATSGVFGNVKGGIWGAIIGPFVGGLIITFIPVFFALGNWTPLETNSLGDLITAGGATKQSLISLNWGDTDYFIGYIPGILGLIPKVGKYVILAFSILVYLIFIIDGVIKKYHGKRAKTA, encoded by the coding sequence ATGAATTTCGGTCTTTGACTTTTAGGTTTTCTAAAAGACTTTGTCGGCACACCAGCTCTGCTAGTTGGACTTTTTACACTAATTGGCGCTGTTGCAATGCGCAAAAAAGTCTCACAAATTATTGTTAGTTCTTTTAAAGTAAGTGTTGGTTTTATTATTTTAGGTGGCGGTGCTGGTGTTTTAGTTAGCTCGCTAAATTCATTCCAGCCGCTTTTCCAAAGAGTTTATAATCTAAGCGGAGTTATTCCAAATAATGATGCTTTTGCCGGCGCGCTAGCCCAGAGTTTGCCAAGTATTGCAACTTTAGGATCGCTAATTATGGTTATTGCGATGCTTTTAAACATTATTCTGGCAACTTTTTCAAGACTAAAATATGTCTATCTTTCAGGTCATGTTCTTTATTATTCTTCTTTAATGCTGGCCGCTGTTATGTACACTTCTGGCTTTGATTTTCAAAATAGTTCAGCAGATTTTGCAATGGCACTAATTGCCGGAGCAAGTATTTTAGCCCTTTATATGGTAATTTCGCCTGCAGCTCAACAAAGATATATGCGCCAAATTACCGGAACAAACGAAATTGCCCTAGGCCACACCGGCGGATTTGGTTATGCCCTTTCTGGTCTAATTGGCGAGTCAATTGCTAAAATTTCCAAAAAAAGTCTGCTCTCAACAGAAGAAATTAAATTTCCCCAGTCACTTTATTTTTTTCGAAACACACTAGTTTCAATTTCGCTAACTGTTTTTCTTTTTTACATTTTTGCCTTTTTACCCGCAGGAATTCTTTATGAATTAGGTCGGTTTGACGCAGTTGCTGATGCTAATGTAATTGAGATTTTATCTTCAAAAAACTGAGTTGTAACTATGATAATTTCGGCCTTTACTTTTACTGCCGGAGTTGAAATTATTCTTGCCGGAGTTAGGCTATTTGTTGGCGAATTAGTGCCGATGTTTAAAGGTTTTTCGGACAAGTTGATTAAAAATGCCAAAGTTGCCGTTGACTGTCCGGTAGTTTTTCCTTATGCGCCAAATGCAATTATTATTGGCTTTATTTCCTCTTTTTTAGCAGGAATAATTGGACTTTTTATTACACTAGGACTTGGCTATGGCGCTCTAATTCCGGCAATAATTCTTCCAGGACTAGTTCCACATTTCTTTTTAGGGGCAACTTCTGGTGTTTTTGGCAACGTAAAAGGTGGAATCTGAGGGGCTATTATTGGACCTTTTGTTGGCGGACTAATTATTACATTTATTCCGGTGTTTTTTGCCCTTGGAAATTGAACACCGCTTGAGACAAACTCACTTGGTGATTTAATTACCGCCGGCGGAGCCACAAAACAATCGCTAATTAGTCTTAACTGAGGCGATACAGACTATTTTATTGGCTATATTCCCGGAATTCTTGGGCTAATTCCTAAAGTTGGAAAATATGTAATTCTAGCTTTTAGCATTTTAGTTTATTTGATTTTTATTATCGACGGAGTTATCAAAAAATACCATGGAAAACGAGCAAAAACTGCCTAA
- a CDS encoding transketolase family protein: MENEQKLPNLKLFLATMRTIALDSINNAGGGHIGMALGASEIFYSLIGQNLNFSPLNPKWINRDRFVLSAGHGSMGLYSLYHLMGLISLEDIKNHKQLNSKTPSHPEVDKLEYIDASTGPLGQGVAMAVGMALAEKRLGQKFNQNDLKIIDHFTYVLCGDGDFQEGVALEALAFAGTNKLSKLIIVHDFNNIQIDTSAVQVNNLDFANFFKSMGFDAIILKDNQVENINLALEKARKSDRPVYIQVPTIIAFGTEFANSNKGHHGSISAKKSYEFKANLGLEKLDPFQYDQKAYEIGTDLLEPKNQKYLDWEKNFSIYKQKYPLLGQRFENFLKNKELFNLAGLTFAKNNLAIRDYVEQIIQKIDKSDLLVLGGSADLGVATKTKFSGQKLIDYGIREFAMAAINNGISLYANFYTICSTFLVFSDYAKPALRLAGLMNLGPIYIFSHDSYQVGGDGPTHQPVEQLAMLRSIPNFLVIRPCDEFETIFAFNYGLNSKNQPVAIISTRQPLESCNKNLEKIDSAYYIQKTESAKINILASGSEVGLAKKLIDKLGQNQIFANLISVPILQNLVENSLLIKKLELEKLPIFAIEASNDPLWFKLATVQKFSGHFASGFGESAPGDIVYELKGFNVDYLFEKVLKFLQNK; the protein is encoded by the coding sequence ATGGAAAACGAGCAAAAACTGCCTAATTTAAAGCTTTTTTTAGCAACAATGCGCACAATTGCCCTTGATTCAATTAATAATGCTGGCGGTGGTCATATTGGTATGGCCCTTGGGGCAAGCGAAATTTTTTATAGCCTAATTGGTCAAAATTTAAATTTTAGCCCGCTAAATCCAAAGTGAATTAATCGCGATCGCTTTGTTTTATCAGCAGGCCATGGTTCAATGGGACTCTATAGTCTTTATCATTTAATGGGTCTAATCTCCCTTGAAGATATTAAAAATCATAAACAACTAAATTCAAAAACGCCATCTCACCCCGAGGTTGATAAATTAGAATATATTGATGCCTCAACTGGACCGCTAGGCCAAGGAGTGGCAATGGCTGTCGGGATGGCACTTGCCGAAAAAAGACTGGGACAAAAATTTAATCAAAATGATTTAAAAATTATTGACCATTTTACTTATGTCTTATGTGGCGATGGCGATTTTCAAGAAGGTGTTGCCTTAGAAGCCCTAGCTTTTGCCGGCACAAATAAACTGTCAAAATTAATAATTGTCCACGATTTTAACAACATTCAAATTGATACAAGCGCTGTTCAAGTTAATAATCTTGATTTTGCCAATTTTTTTAAATCAATGGGCTTTGATGCAATTATTTTAAAAGATAATCAAGTTGAAAATATCAATTTAGCCCTTGAAAAAGCAAGAAAATCGGACAGACCTGTTTATATCCAAGTTCCAACTATTATTGCCTTTGGAACAGAATTTGCCAATTCAAACAAAGGTCATCATGGATCAATCAGTGCTAAAAAAAGCTATGAATTCAAAGCTAATTTGGGACTAGAGAAGCTTGATCCTTTTCAATACGACCAAAAAGCCTATGAAATAGGCACTGATTTATTAGAGCCAAAAAATCAAAAATACTTAGACTGAGAAAAAAATTTTAGTATTTATAAACAAAAATATCCACTTCTTGGACAAAGATTTGAAAACTTCCTTAAAAATAAAGAACTTTTTAATTTAGCAGGACTAACTTTTGCTAAAAATAACTTAGCAATTCGGGATTATGTTGAGCAAATTATCCAAAAAATTGACAAAAGTGACTTACTTGTTTTAGGTGGATCTGCTGACCTAGGGGTTGCAACTAAAACTAAATTTAGCGGTCAAAAACTAATTGACTACGGAATTCGTGAGTTTGCAATGGCCGCAATTAACAACGGAATTTCACTTTATGCTAATTTTTATACAATTTGTTCGACTTTTTTAGTTTTTAGTGACTATGCAAAACCAGCTTTGCGTCTTGCTGGCTTAATGAATCTTGGGCCAATTTACATTTTTTCCCATGACTCTTATCAAGTCGGCGGCGATGGGCCGACCCACCAGCCTGTTGAGCAACTGGCAATGCTAAGATCAATCCCAAATTTTTTAGTAATTCGGCCTTGTGATGAATTTGAAACAATTTTTGCCTTTAACTACGGCCTAAATTCAAAAAATCAACCAGTTGCAATTATCTCAACAAGACAACCTTTGGAGTCTTGCAACAAAAATCTTGAAAAAATTGACTCAGCTTACTATATTCAAAAAACTGAATCAGCTAAAATAAATATACTCGCCTCTGGCTCAGAGGTTGGGCTTGCCAAAAAGCTAATTGATAAATTAGGGCAAAATCAAATTTTTGCTAATTTGATTTCAGTTCCAATTTTACAAAATTTAGTTGAAAATTCACTACTGATTAAAAAATTAGAATTAGAAAAGTTGCCTATTTTTGCCATTGAGGCTTCAAATGATCCTTTGTGATTTAAATTAGCTACTGTCCAAAAATTTTCTGGACATTTTGCTAGTGGCTTTGGCGAGTCAGCTCCAGGAGACATTGTTTATGAATTAAAAGGTTTCAATGTTGATTATTTATTTGAAAAAGTTTTAAAATTTTTACAAAATAAGTAA
- a CDS encoding IS3 family transposase: MSRHFKKDEFDMIYKIYNEFGLKQTINYINDISPDTNFITRSQLVRRIKKIIRYYNNGMQDQLLDKKGARRKPGSGKPKKQIEPDWNEFTKEELIEIAKRYYETNKDKSKSGKLSEAKTLNIPYSKSAKIFNVCRQSVAKSKTRVIKVKEHENDAIIKKSFLDNKGRYGRLRLSAYIYIKYNINIHPRSLGRHLNRLNLVCKIRKKRRKSEIKNTKFALPDIVKRDYNDKLNRNIFATDVTYIKAPRDVKESHVFLSVIIEHKTKKIRDFKLSVSNDLNLVMNNIKTFRSIDKDFVIHSDHGFQYTSKIYIDKINKMGGTVSLSRIGNSLDNREAEYWFSIIKSECLNELDYSKITLEDLKKIIADYIFWYNNYRIQSILNWKTPQQYAMML, from the coding sequence ATGTCAAGACACTTTAAAAAAGACGAGTTTGATATGATTTATAAAATTTATAATGAATTTGGATTAAAACAAACAATAAATTATATAAATGATATTTCGCCAGATACAAATTTTATAACCAGAAGTCAACTAGTTCGAAGAATCAAAAAAATTATTAGGTATTATAATAATGGTATGCAAGATCAATTATTAGATAAAAAGGGTGCAAGAAGAAAGCCAGGGAGTGGCAAACCTAAAAAACAAATTGAACCCGATTGAAACGAATTTACAAAAGAAGAATTAATAGAAATAGCTAAGAGATATTACGAAACCAACAAAGATAAATCAAAATCAGGAAAACTTAGTGAAGCCAAAACACTAAATATTCCCTACAGCAAATCTGCAAAAATTTTTAATGTATGCAGACAATCAGTGGCAAAATCTAAAACTAGAGTTATAAAAGTAAAAGAGCACGAAAATGACGCAATAATTAAAAAATCCTTTCTTGATAACAAAGGTAGATATGGTCGCTTAAGGTTGAGTGCTTATATTTATATAAAATATAATATTAACATTCACCCTCGAAGTCTTGGAAGACATTTAAATAGATTGAATTTAGTATGCAAAATTAGAAAAAAAAGAAGAAAGAGCGAAATTAAGAATACCAAATTCGCACTGCCGGATATTGTTAAACGCGACTACAATGATAAATTAAATAGAAATATTTTTGCTACTGATGTTACATATATAAAAGCTCCCAGAGATGTTAAGGAAAGCCACGTATTTTTGTCTGTAATAATTGAGCATAAAACTAAAAAAATCAGAGATTTTAAATTATCTGTAAGCAATGATCTTAATTTAGTTATGAACAATATAAAGACATTTAGGTCTATTGATAAAGATTTTGTTATTCATTCAGACCATGGATTTCAATACACTTCAAAAATCTATATTGACAAAATAAATAAAATGGGAGGAACTGTTTCGTTGTCTCGTATAGGAAATTCATTAGATAATAGGGAGGCTGAATACTGATTTTCAATTATAAAAAGTGAATGCTTAAACGAGTTAGATTACAGTAAAATAACTTTAGAAGATCTGAAAAAAATAATTGCAGATTATATATTTTGATACAACAACTATAGAATTCAATCGATTTTAAATTGAAAAACACCACAGCAATATGCTATGATGTTATAA